GACAGAACGGTCTAATCGCAAGCACCTAGCGCAAGGAGCCATCATGGTCGAGCAGCCCACCTCCCGCAGCCGGCAGCCTGCGGCCCTGGTGACCGGAGCGACGTCCGGCATCGGCCAGGCGGTGGCATTCGCGCTCACCGATCGGGGTTATGAGGTGATCGTGCACGGTCGCGACGCCGTGCGTGGCGCCGAGACCGTCAAGGTTATCGAGGACCGCGGCGGCCGCGCCCGGTTCATCGCCGCCGATCTGGCCGAGCCCGCCGGCGTCGCCGCCCTGGTCGCCGGGGCGGGCCCCATCGACGTGCTGGTCAACAACGCCGGCTTCTCCTGGTTCGGTCCAACCGACCGGCTGGACGACGCCACCTTCGACGAGCTGTTCGCCGCCAACGTCCGCGGCGCCTACCGGCTGGTCGCCGCGCTGGCACCCGGGATGGCCGAGCGAGGCCACGGCAGCATCGTCAGCGTCGACAGCATGGCCGGCCACATCGGGCTGTCCGGCGCCGCCGCCTACGGCGCGACGAAAGCGGCCCTGACGGCGATGAGCCGGGCGTGGGCCGCCGAGTACAGCCCCGCCGGCGTCCGGGTTAACACCGTCGCGCCCGGCCCCGCCTACACCGGAGGCGCCTCAGAGGACCTGATCACCGAACTCGGCGCCACCACGCTGCTCGGCCGGGCCGCGCAGCCGGAGGAAATCGCGGAGGTGATTGCCTTCCTGGTGTCCGACAAGGCCAGCTACATCACCGGCGCCGTGATCCCCGTCGACGGCGGACGCACCGCTATCTAGGTCCCTGTACGCGAATACCGCGCGCGGGCCGGGGCACGGGAGATCCCCTGATCGTCCTCGAACCCGCCGCGGACTAGTCTAGACAGACCTGTCTGTAGCAGTGAGGAGCCAGGGAGCCGTGCCGGATAGCGCACCGACGATCGACACCAAAAGCCGCGGTATCCGAGGATCCGCCCGGGAGCGACTGCTGGCGGCGGCCAGCGAGCTGTTTTACGCCGAAGGCATCCAGACGGTCGGCATCGACCGGGTCGTCGAGCACGCCGGGGTCGCCAAGGCGTCGTTGTACAACACCTTCGGCAGCAAGGAGAACCTGGTGCGGGCCTACCTCGAGGCCCGCCACGAGGCGACGCTGGCCAGACTGCGGCGCGCAGTCGAACGCCACAGCGATCCGCGTCAGCGACTATTGGCGGTCTTCGACGCGCAAGCCGAATTCTTCGCCGAACCGGCCTTCCGCGGCTGCGCCTTCGTCACGGCCAGCGCCGAAGCGCCCGACGGCGGCGCGATCCAACACGCGGCCGACGAGTATCGCGCCGAAATCCGTGGCCTGCTCGCCGAACTCGCCCGCCAAGCCGGTGCGGCCGACCCGGCCGCGCTGGGCCGCCAGCTCCAGCTGCTCTACGACGGGGCCGGGCTGGTCGCCCGGATGGACCGGGATCCGCATGCCGCCGCGACGGCCAAAGCGGCGGCCGAAGCGCTTCTCGACGCCGCCACACGCTGAGCCCGCTGCACGGCGGTCGGCGAGATATCGGCTGGTCGTCGACCACTACACTGGACTGGCAGC
The nucleotide sequence above comes from Mycobacterium malmoense. Encoded proteins:
- a CDS encoding SDR family NAD(P)-dependent oxidoreductase, which encodes MVEQPTSRSRQPAALVTGATSGIGQAVAFALTDRGYEVIVHGRDAVRGAETVKVIEDRGGRARFIAADLAEPAGVAALVAGAGPIDVLVNNAGFSWFGPTDRLDDATFDELFAANVRGAYRLVAALAPGMAERGHGSIVSVDSMAGHIGLSGAAAYGATKAALTAMSRAWAAEYSPAGVRVNTVAPGPAYTGGASEDLITELGATTLLGRAAQPEEIAEVIAFLVSDKASYITGAVIPVDGGRTAI
- a CDS encoding TetR/AcrR family transcriptional regulator, which translates into the protein MPDSAPTIDTKSRGIRGSARERLLAAASELFYAEGIQTVGIDRVVEHAGVAKASLYNTFGSKENLVRAYLEARHEATLARLRRAVERHSDPRQRLLAVFDAQAEFFAEPAFRGCAFVTASAEAPDGGAIQHAADEYRAEIRGLLAELARQAGAADPAALGRQLQLLYDGAGLVARMDRDPHAAATAKAAAEALLDAATR